From Camelina sativa cultivar DH55 chromosome 5, Cs, whole genome shotgun sequence:
AACATAAGCCATCCGGTTGACTTAacaatcttctcttctctccgaTCTTTGTCATACCTTCATCTTTCCAGAACCAGTTTAACACCATGGAGTGTGAATTCAAACATCGGAGTTCCAAAGGATATGGAGATCTTGATCTTGTCCGGATGCAACATCAGTGAATTCCCCAGATTCTTGAAGTCCTTAAAGAAGTTATCGTTTTTAGATCTTTCCAACAACAGAATCAAAGGGGACATTCCTGATTGGTTATGGAGTCTTCCTCTTTTAGCCTCTCTGGATCTTCACAACAATTCATTCACCGGATTCAAAGGTTCGCTGGATCATGTTTTAGCCAATTCATCGGTACAAATATTAGATATTGCTTCAAACTCTTTCAAAGGTTCATTCCCTAATCCACCGGTCTCCATCATCAACTTGGCTGCTTGGAACAATAGTTTCACAGGAGAGATACCTCTCTCAGTCTGTAACCGAACCGCTCTCGATCTTCTTGATCTATCCTACAACAACTTCACCGGCTCAATCCCTCCATGTATGGGTAATTTTACCATAGTGAATCTCCGGAAAAACAAGTTGGAAGGAAACATTCCAGACGAATTCTATAGTGGTGCTTTGACACAGACATTTGATGTTGGATACAACAGGCTAACCGGAAAGCTTCCAAGATCACTCTTGAACTGCTCTCTCCTAAGGTTTCTAAGTGTGGATCACAACAGAATCAATGACTCGTTTCCCTTCTCGCTCAAGCCATTGCCAAATTTGAAAGTCCTTATTCTCCGTTCAAATAGATTTTGGGGTCCTATATCTCCACCTGATGAGCAAGGTCCTCTTGCATTTCCCAAGCTCCAAATACTTGAAATATCGCATAACAGATTTACCGGAACATTACCAATAAATTACTTTGCGAACTGGAGTGCAACATCCGCCAAGATGAATGATGAAAAGAGGCTATATATGGGATTTTATTCGTATGATCAGTTTGGCTATGAAGATACGTTGGATTTGCAATACAAAGGTCTATACATGGAGCAAGGAAAAGTTCTTACTTTCTACTCTGCCATTGATTTCTCTGATAACAAACTCGAAGGAGAGATTCCAGTATCTATTGGTCTTTTGAATACATTGATTGCCCTCAACTTATCAGACAACTCATTCAATGGACATATCCCTATGTCTTTCGCCAATGTGACTGAGCTCGAGTCATTAGACCTGTCAGTTAACAATCTTTCAGGGGAGATTCCACAAGAACTCGGGAGACTATCGTATTTGGCATACATAGATGTGTCTAATAATCAGCTCACTGGTAGAATACCACAAGGGACACAAATCATAGGTCAGCCTAAATCCTCATTTGAAGGGAATCGAGGGTTATGTGGTCTTCCTCTTGAAGAAAACTGTTTAAGGGAAGACACACCATCCACACATGAgcccaaagaagaagatgaagaaggaataTTGGAGTGGAGAGCAGCAGCAATAGGGTATGGGCCAGGAGTGTTGTTTGGACTGGCAATAGGACATGTTGTTGCATTGTACAAGCCTTGGTGTTTCATCAAGATTGATGGTCAGAACATTCTCAGAGGCATCAGACACCTTTAggattgatttgtttctttttatttacttttttgtgtgtgtgtaatttTGATCTGTGAATGTGTCTCCAGTTACTGAAAAACATGATTATGGCATGTCAtgtgtaaaaataaaatgtggAAACATATGAAGCAAAATAAAATGTGGGATCTTATTTGTCAACGGGCGAAAAGCCGAAAACATGTgagtttttttgaataatggAAACTTTATTAACCcttagtgtttagggttttctaCAAAATTGTAAGGATAAAAAATACGCATTAAACCGACTCCCGTATTAGGTTTGttcaaatcaatttaatcacattataattaatttcttataaGAATCGGAACCTgatgttttttacttttgttttaataccTTATCGTATGTTTTCCAATCTGAACAGTGAGTATCTgtcaatgttttgttttggagacACTAATCAtgattagattcaaaaaaacaaagcatagaaaatttaacaaaaaaagtgtAACCAAAAAGACAAAGCATAGAAAATTAAAAGGCAGAAAATTTAACGAGTTTAGATTCAAACGTGGAACCCTACATCACGCCGGGAT
This genomic window contains:
- the LOC104786315 gene encoding receptor like protein 30-like encodes the protein MSNSFWGLVSLVSILHCVAALRCRPDQTETLKRFKNEFQFSSICSDDINFFSGVVCDNTTGAITFLELPGGCLRGTLRPNSSLFELSHLRHLNLSFNNFDSSPLSSAFGQLKNLEVLLLSSNGFAGQVPSSIRNLPKLSKLQLSHNKLTGSLDPFVQNLTKLDLSFNQFSGTIPSSLITMPFLSFLDLSDNHLTGSFEITNISSSNLEILLLGNNHFDAEIIDPILKLVNLQYLSLSSLNISHPVDLTIFSSLRSLSYLHLSRTSLTPWSVNSNIGVPKDMEILILSGCNISEFPRFLKSLKKLSFLDLSNNRIKGDIPDWLWSLPLLASLDLHNNSFTGFKGSLDHVLANSSVQILDIASNSFKGSFPNPPVSIINLAAWNNSFTGEIPLSVCNRTALDLLDLSYNNFTGSIPPCMGNFTIVNLRKNKLEGNIPDEFYSGALTQTFDVGYNRLTGKLPRSLLNCSLLRFLSVDHNRINDSFPFSLKPLPNLKVLILRSNRFWGPISPPDEQGPLAFPKLQILEISHNRFTGTLPINYFANWSATSAKMNDEKRLYMGFYSYDQFGYEDTLDLQYKGLYMEQGKVLTFYSAIDFSDNKLEGEIPVSIGLLNTLIALNLSDNSFNGHIPMSFANVTELESLDLSVNNLSGEIPQELGRLSYLAYIDVSNNQLTGRIPQGTQIIGQPKSSFEGNRGLCGLPLEENCLREDTPSTHEPKEEDEEGILEWRAAAIGYGPGVLFGLAIGHVVALYKPWCFIKIDGQNILRGIRHL